TGGCTGGTCAAATTCCTGATGAGATTGGAAACTGTGCTTCTCTTGTCTATCTGTAAGTCCTTTCTCATGGTAAAACATACTTATCTTTTAAGCTTTCAAGTCTTATATATGAGATTCCTATACAGGGATTTTTCTGATAATCTTTTGTATGGAGACATACCCTTCTCAATCTCCAAACTCAAGCAGCTGGACACTCTGTATGTGTTATACTATTTtacctttttcttcttttccccTGATTTTAAAGTTCCATCTTTTGTCTTCTTGTGCTTCTTCCTTGTGGATTTTTCTGAACCTTTCAACTTGAGGATGTATTAGGAACTTAAAGAACAATCAGCTCACAGGCCCACTACCTGCAACCTTAACACAGATTCCAAATCTTAAGATACTGTGAGTTAATTTTTAACCTacttttatttacttatatgcatcaaatttggaaACTGATCTTCACAcatgtaattttgtttttctaatcAATGATGTTGCAGTGATCTTGCTGGGAACCATATAACGGGTGAGATACCAAGGTTGCTTTACTGGAATGAAGTTCTACAGTACTTGTAAGTTCAATAGTCATGTCTTCATAAAGTGGATATTTATTTATCCTTCTAATAcatgatctctctctctctctctctgcagcGGCTTACGTGGGAATATGTTGACTGGAACATTGTCTTCTGATATGTGTCAGTTCACCGGTTTGTGGTACTTGTAAGTGGATCCTATACGCTTGCATTCtccagagttttttttttttttaagtctgaGTTTTAACTTGTGTTATTTTGTTGATCAAGTGATGTGAGAGGCAATAATCTAACTGGAACTATCCCGGGGAGCATTGGAAACTGCACAAGCTTTGAGATCCTGTATGTGTCTGCTTCTTATATAAACATTTGAGTTCCAGCATAGAACTGTACTGTGGACTTATGTCTTTTTCGATTTTACAGGGACATATCTTATAATCAGATAACTGGAGAGATTCCATACAACATCGGTTTTCTTCAAGTCGCTACTCTGTGAGTATTGAGAAACACTTCAACCTTAGTTTGATCTTATGAATAAAAATGCGGTTACTGaactttgttttatatttttcttgaaGGTCACTACAAGGAAACAGATTGACGGGTAAAATTCCAGAAGTCATTGGTCTAATGCAGGCTCTTGCTGTTTTGTAAGTTCTGTTCATAAAGATAAAGTAAAACCAAAATGTTATATATCGAACTTGGCTCATTTGACATATTCTCATTCCCAGGGATCTGAGTGACAATGAGCTAGTGGGTCCTATCCCACCGATACTTGGCAATCTCTCATTCACCGGGAAGCTGTGAGTCTTCTTCTTTGTATAAACCACAATAATGCTTCATATGTTCAGCTTGTGGCATGTCTAAATGCATGTTTTTGTTGGAATAGGTATCTTCATGGCAACAAACTCACTGGTTCCATCCCACCTGAGCTAGGCAACATGTCACGCCTCAGCTACCTGTATGCTTGTTTCAAACTTTAAATCTGTTTACTTAGCTTTTGCATATTCATATACTCATTTTGTTGATTTGGCAGGCAACTAAATGATAATCAACTAGTGGGAAGTATCCCACCTGAGCTTGGGAAGCTTGAGCAATTGTTTGAACTGTgagttttccctttttttttctcttttggtttCTGTAAGAGTCCTTCATTTTAATTTATGGCAACAttgtttaaaacatgaaaagGAATCTTGCCAACAACCGTTTGGTAGGGCCAATACCATCAAACATCAGCTCATGCGCAGCCTTGAATCAATTGTAAGCTCTGATGTGAATGAATCTTCGTGAAATTATTGTCTACTCTTCTTATATTCACAAACTTAACTTCGGTTTTCACTTGCTATCAGCAATGTTCATGGGAACCTCTTGAATGGATCCATACCGTTGGCGTTCCGCAATCTGGGGAGCTTGACTTATCTGTGAGCTTCCTGTTCTAAAATGCGCTACACTACATTGCATCTCTGTAAACATTTTAGTGACCTTTTAATGCAGAAATCTTTCATCGAACAATTTCAAGGGGAAAATACCAGCTGAGCTTGGACATATAATCAATCTTGACAAACTGTATGTCTTCTCCATTTTGTTACATCATTTGGTTGGTTTTGTACTTGCACCAGCTAAACAtaagtttttcttatttattttatttccagGGATCTGTCTGGCAATAGTTTCTCAGGGTCTATTCCATTAACCCTTGGTGGTCTAGAACACCTTCTCATATTGTAAGTCCTCATTCAACCCGGAGGTTGCAAACTTGTTTTTTATTAACTTGCGTACTCTGCTTGATTGAACAGAAATCTCAGCCGGAATCATCTTAATGGACAACTGCCTGCAGAGTTTGGGAACCTTAGAAGCATTCAGATGATGTAAGACTCAAAGTTGCTTTAAACTTATAACCATCTGTTTCTACCTGACTTCTCTGTTACTCCTGCAGTGATGTATCATTCAATCTGCTCTCCGGAGTTATTCCCACTGAACTTGGCCAGTTGCAGAATTTAAACTCTTTGTAAGCTAACCATATGATCTTATCTTTCCCATTCTATACAGAAAATCAATGTAgttcttataaaaatttatgtagAATATTGAATAACAACAAGCTCCATGGTAAAATCCCTGATCAGCTTACAAACTGCTTCACTCTTATCAATCTGTAAGTTCTCTTGTAAGAAATCTTTTCACTTACTGATATTTCTATGAAGATTTAACAATCCAACATTTCTTCTAAAAACGTTGTAGGAATGTTTCCTTCAACAATCTCACCGGGATAATCCCACAAATGAAAAACTTCTCACGTTTTGCTCCAGCCAGGTAATGAAGCTACTCTCACTAGTCTGTCATTGTGATCAATAAAGCATATCATTTTTGATGTAAAACTGCTTCTCTGTCTTTTTGTATAGCTTCCTTGGGAATCCATATCTTTGTGGAAATTGGGTTGGATCTATTTGCGGTCCTTCTTTGCCTAAGTCCAGAGGTATCTTCTAGATTTATTCTCTAAGCATTGTCTTCAGTATCTGAACttactttcttttcttcttctttgtagtATTCTCCAAAGCTGTTGTGATCTGCATTGTTCTCGGTATCATCACTCTCCTATGTATGATACTCATCGTGGTTGTCAAATCTAAGCAACAGAAGGAAATCTTAAAAGGCTCCTCCTCCAAACAAGCCGAAGGTAATGAATGACGCCTTCATTGTAATTCTTAACTCATCTTCTAATCATTAGATGTTGAATACCTCTCTGCTCTTGATCCTCTCAGTCTCAACCAAGCTAGTGGTTCTCCACATGGACATGGCGATTCACACATTCGATGATATCATGAGAGTAACAGAGAATTTCAACAAGAAGTTCATAATTGGATACGGTGCTTCAAGCACGGTCTACAAATGCACTTTGAAAACTTCCCGACCTATTGCCATCAAGCGACTCTACAATCAGTATCAGGACAACTTGCGTGAGTTTGAGACAGAACTCGAGACCATAGGACGCATCAGACACAGAAACATAGTCAGCTTGCACGGATACGCCTTGTCTTCTGTCGGAAACCTTCTTTTCTATGATTACATGGAAAACGGCTCTCTTTGGGACCTTCTCCATGGTAAGTTCCAAAGAATGATTTTACTCATGGAGTGTAATACAAAGCTTttaacttgttttctttttctaagtAGGGACATCTAAGAAAGTGAAGCTTGATTGGGAGACAAGGTTGAAGATAGCTGTTGGAGCTGCGCAAGGACTTGCCTATCTTCACCATGATTGCACTCCTCGGATCA
This genomic interval from Brassica napus cultivar Da-Ae chromosome A6, Da-Ae, whole genome shotgun sequence contains the following:
- the LOC106347795 gene encoding LRR receptor-like serine/threonine-protein kinase ERL1 isoform X1 → MKEMMQLMLVFMLLLLGVASPMNDEGKALMAIKGSFSNVVNMLLDWDDVHNSDFCSWRGVFCDNVSFSVVSLNLSNLNLGGEISPAVGDLRNLQSIDLQGNKLAGQIPDEIGNCASLVYLDFSDNLLYGDIPFSISKLKQLDTLNLKNNQLTGPLPATLTQIPNLKILDLAGNHITGEIPRLLYWNEVLQYFGLRGNMLTGTLSSDMCQFTGLWYFDVRGNNLTGTIPGSIGNCTSFEILDISYNQITGEIPYNIGFLQVATLSLQGNRLTGKIPEVIGLMQALAVLDLSDNELVGPIPPILGNLSFTGKLYLHGNKLTGSIPPELGNMSRLSYLQLNDNQLVGSIPPELGKLEQLFELNLANNRLVGPIPSNISSCAALNQFNVHGNLLNGSIPLAFRNLGSLTYLNLSSNNFKGKIPAELGHIINLDKLDLSGNSFSGSIPLTLGGLEHLLILNLSRNHLNGQLPAEFGNLRSIQMIDVSFNLLSGVIPTELGQLQNLNSLILNNNKLHGKIPDQLTNCFTLINLNVSFNNLTGIIPQMKNFSRFAPASFLGNPYLCGNWVGSICGPSLPKSRVFSKAVVICIVLGIITLLCMILIVVVKSKQQKEILKGSSSKQAEVSTKLVVLHMDMAIHTFDDIMRVTENFNKKFIIGYGASSTVYKCTLKTSRPIAIKRLYNQYQDNLREFETELETIGRIRHRNIVSLHGYALSSVGNLLFYDYMENGSLWDLLHVGTSKKVKLDWETRLKIAVGAAQGLAYLHHDCTPRIIHRDIKSSNILLDENFVAHLSDFGIAKSIPTSKTHASTYVLGTIGYIDPEYARTSRLNEKSDIYSFGIVLLELLTGKKAVDNESNLHQLILAKADDNTVMEAVDPEVTVTCMDLGHIRKTFKLALLCTKRNPLERPTMLEVSRVLLSLLPSMQVAKKLPSPDPSKKPTNYGVREQQQERSEEGSQWFEQFHEVISKSSV
- the LOC106347795 gene encoding LRR receptor-like serine/threonine-protein kinase ERL1 isoform X2, translated to MKEMMQLMLVFMLLLLGVASPMNDEGKALMAIKGSFSNVVNMLLDWDDVHNSDFCSWRGVFCDNVSFSVVSLNLSNLNLGGEISPAVGDLRNLQSIDLQGNKLAGQIPDEIGNCASLVYLDFSDNLLYGDIPFSISKLKQLDTLNLKNNQLTGPLPATLTQIPNLKILDLAGNHITGEIPRLLYWNEVLQYFGLRGNMLTGTLSSDMCQFTGLWYFDVRGNNLTGTIPGSIGNCTSFEILDISYNQITGEIPYNIGFLQVATLSLQGNRLTGKIPEVIGLMQALAVLDLSDNELVGPIPPILGNLSFTGKLYLHGNKLTGSIPPELGNMSRLSYLQLNDNQLVGSIPPELGKLEQLFELNLANNRLVGPIPSNISSCAALNQFNVHGNLLNGSIPLAFRNLGSLTYLNLSSNNFKGKIPAELGHIINLDKLDLSGNSFSGSIPLTLGGLEHLLILNLSRNHLNGQLPAEFGNLRSIQMIDVSFNLLSGVIPTELGQLQNLNSLILNNNKLHGKIPDQLTNCFTLINLNVSFNNLTGIIPQMKNFSRFAPASFLGNPYLCGNWVGSICGPSLPKSRVFSKAVVICIVLGIITLLCMILIVVVKSKQQKEILKGSSSKQAEVSTKLVVLHMDMAIHTFDDIMRVTENFNKKFIIGYGASSTVYKCTLKTSRPIAIKRLYNQYQDNLREFETELETIGRIRHRNIVSLHGYALSSVGNLLFYDYMENGSLWDLLHGTSKKVKLDWETRLKIAVGAAQGLAYLHHDCTPRIIHRDIKSSNILLDENFVAHLSDFGIAKSIPTSKTHASTYVLGTIGYIDPEYARTSRLNEKSDIYSFGIVLLELLTGKKAVDNESNLHQLILAKADDNTVMEAVDPEVTVTCMDLGHIRKTFKLALLCTKRNPLERPTMLEVSRVLLSLLPSMQVAKKLPSPDPSKKPTNYGVREQQQERSEEGSQWFEQFHEVISKSSV